TCCTATTGCCTTTGACATGCATCATCATGCATGTGACAGTGGAGGTCAGTGGCAGGTCCTTCCTAATACGGCACTTCTCGAGGTGAAGACTCCAATATGGTGACGTCCCCCTCAACGCCGACCGCCGCCCACGAAGATGTGGGTGCCGACGAAGTAGGCGGTCACCAGCATCCCGCGGATAGGTTCGCCGAATGCCCCACGTTCCCCGCACCACCGCCGCGGGAGATCCTAGACGCTGCCGGCGAGCTGCTGCGTGCGCTGGCCGCACCGGTGCGGATCGCCATCGTGCTGCAATTGCGTGAATCTCAACGCTGCGTGCACGAACTGGTCGACGCACTGCACGTGCCCCAGCCGTTGGTCAGCCAACATCTGAAGATCCTCAAGGCGGCGGGCGTGGTCACCGGGGAGCGATCGGGCCGAGAAGTGCTGTACCGACTTGCTGACCACCACCTCGCGCACATTGTGCTCGACGCCGTCGCGCACGCCGGTGAGGACGCAATATGAGTGCAGCCGGTGTCCGCTCTACCCGCCAGCGGGCAGCCATCTCGACACTGTTAGAGACGCTCGACGACTTTCGTTCGGCCCAGGAACTGCACGACGAACTGCGCCGGCGCGGCGAGAACATCGGTCTGACCACCGTCTACCGCACACTGCAGTCGATGGCATCCTCCGGACTGGTGGA
Above is a window of Mycobacterium tuberculosis H37Rv DNA encoding:
- the smtB gene encoding HTH-type transcriptional regulator SmtB (ArsR family), with amino-acid sequence MVTSPSTPTAAHEDVGADEVGGHQHPADRFAECPTFPAPPPREILDAAGELLRALAAPVRIAIVLQLRESQRCVHELVDALHVPQPLVSQHLKILKAAGVVTGERSGREVLYRLADHHLAHIVLDAVAHAGEDAI